A single genomic interval of Electrophorus electricus isolate fEleEle1 chromosome 4, fEleEle1.pri, whole genome shotgun sequence harbors:
- the slc24a5 gene encoding sodium/potassium/calcium exchanger 5: MIKDAFTHKRRKREVLFSIFGVVIVLYCCIHLVFYLARAQDFKPSRIRREVENQTQCISPQSSEFPNGFFTVQERKDGGIIIYFLIIFYMLLAVSIVCDKYFLPSLEVISDRLGLSQDVAGATFMAAGSSAPELVTAFLGVFVTKGDIGVSTIVGSAVYNLLGICAACGILTSVVSQLNCWPLFRDCVAYATSVAAVIAIISDNHVYWYDAACLLLVYGIYIIVLCFDLRISEYMMRRFSPCCTCLNESTDKHSEQQLLLGWNDDMSLRVPQCSRADTGIFQEDSGYSHLSLSLHGLNEIPEEQKSVFSMPEHDVMRILWVLSLPVIVLLYLTIPDCRRHFWKKWYILTFLMSAVWIAAFTYVLVWMVTVVGETLGIPDTVMGLTLLAAGTSIPDTIASVMVAREGKGDMAMSNIVGSNVFDMLCLGLPWFIKTAFLDTTAPVVVNSTGMVFVTSTLLLSIVFLFLAVTINGWKLDWKLGVTCLLCYTIFASLSILYEMGIIGNNPIQACHD, translated from the exons ATGATTAAAGACGCATTTACtcacaaaaggagaaaaagagaagtaCTATTCTCAATATTCGgagtagtaatagtattataTTGCTGTATTCATTTGGTTTTCTACCTTGCAAGAGCTCAGGATTTCAAGCCCTCGAGAATACGTCGGGAAGTGG AGAATCAAACCCAGTGCATTTCTCCGCAGTCCTCCGAATTTCCGAATGGATTTTTCACAGTACAGGAACGTAAAGACGGTGGAATCATTATATATTTTCTGATAATTTTTTACATGCTTTTGGCAGTCTCTATAGTTTGTGACAAATATTTCCTGCCGTCACTTGAAGTCATCAGTGACC GTCTTGGGCTGTCTCAGGATGTTGCTGGGGCAACCTTCATGGCGGCCGGAAGCTCCGCGCCTGAGTTAGTCACAGCTTTTCTAG gtgtgtttgttacAAAAGGAGATATTGGTGTGAGTACAATAGTGGGCTCAGCCGTCTATAACCTTCTGGGTATTTGTGCAGCATGTGGAATCTTAACCTCAGTG GTGAGTCAGCTAAACTGTTGGCCACTATTCAGGGACTGTGTGGCATATGCAACCAGTGTGGCAGCAGTGATTGCCATAATCTCTGATAACCATGTCTACTG GTATGACGCTGCATGCTTGTTGCTGGTATATGGCATCTACATCATAGTTCTGTGTTTCGACCTGCGGATCAGTGAATATATGATGCGACGGTTCAGCCCGTGCTGCACATGTTTGAATGAGagcacagacaagcactccGAGCAGCAACTTCTCTTAGGCTGGAATGACGACATGAGCCTCAGAGTGCCACAGTGTTCCAGGGCAGACACTGGAATCTTCCAAGAAGACTCAGGATATTCACACCTGTCACTCAGCCTCCATGGCCTGAATGAAATACCTGAAG aGCAGAAGAGTGTGTTCAGCATGCCAGAACATGATGTGATGCGCATCCTATGGGTGCTGTCTCTTCCTGTAATCGTGCTGCTGTACCTGACTATACCTGATTGTAGAAGGCACTTCTGGAAGAAGTGGTACATTCTGACCTTCCTCATGTCTGCTGTCTGGATTGCTGCCTTCACCTATGTGCTGGTCTGGATGGTCACTGTAGTAG GGGAGACGCTGGGAATTCCTGATACAGTAATGGGGCTCACACTGCTGGCAGCAGGGACCAGTATTCCAGACACAATTGCCAGCGTCATGGTGGCTCGAGAGG GCAAAGGTGACATGGCCATGTCCAACATTGTGGGTTCAAATGTGTTCGACATGCTCTGCTTGGGCCTACCCTGGTTCATAAAGACAGCCTTCTTGGACACAACTGCCCCAGTGGTGGTGAATAGCACTGGAATGGTTTTTGTCACCTCTACCCTCCTGCTCTCCAtagtctttctctttttggcTGTGACCATCAATGGCTGGAAGTTGGACTGGAAACTGGGGGTCACGTGTCTCCTGTGCTATACCATCTTCGCTTCATTATCCATCCTCTATGAGATGGGCATTATTGGGAACAACCCTATACAGGCCTGCCATGACTAA